One segment of Zymoseptoria tritici IPO323 chromosome 2, whole genome shotgun sequence DNA contains the following:
- a CDS encoding RNA-dependent ATPase has product MSSVKRRKLDVNQEQLEGEEDIDDGIVAADDESTDKTFADLGVVDSLCEACTALGFTKPTAIQREAIPIALEGKDIIGLAETGSGKTAAFALPILQELLDKPQPMFGLVLAPTRELAYQISQQFEALGSLISVRCAVIVGGMDMVPQAIALAKKPHIVVATPGRLLDHLENTKGFSLRQLKYLVMDEADRLLDLDFGPILDKIFQVLPRERRTMLFSATMSTKLNNLTRAALQQPVKVSISSSSYQTVKNLMQRYIFIPHKFKDIYLVYLLNEFAGQTCIVFTRTINETARIAFLLRALGRSAIPLHGQMNQSARLGALNKFRGGHRDILVATDVAARGLDIPSVDLVLNFDLPPDSKTYVHRVGRTARAGKSGVAISVVTQYDIEIYQRIEKALGKKLEEHPTERDEVMVFAPRVGEAQRIAVTEMKNEHEKRGGATAPSSKSTA; this is encoded by the exons ATGTCTTCCGTCAAGAGACGCAAGCTCGACGTCAACC AAGAGCAGCTCGAGGGGGAAGAGGACATAGACGATGGCATTGTCGCCGCGGATGATGAATCGACCGACAAGACTTTCGCCGACCTGGGCGTCGTGGACTCTCTGTGCGAGGCGTGTACTGCGCTGGGCTTCACAAAGCCAACAGCAATTCAAAGAGAGGCTATACCCATTGCGCTAGAAGGTAAGGACATCATTGGGCTTGCGGAGACAGGAAGTGGAAAGACGGCGGCATTTGCTTTACCGATTCTTCAAGAGCTTTTGGACAAGCCTCAACCAATGTTCGGCTTGGTTTTGGCTCCGACCCGAGAACTGGCATATCAAATCTCACAGCAATTCGAAGCGCTCGGCAGCCTGATCAGCGTACGATGTGCCGTTATCGTGGGAGGAATGGACATGGTACCACAGGCTATCGCTCTTGCCAAGAAGCCTCATATCGTGGTCGCAACACCTGGCCGTCTATTGGACCACCTAGAGAACACCAAGGGCTTCTCACTCAGACAATTGAAATACCTCGTGATGGACGAAGCGGATCGACTCCTCGACCTTGACTTTGGCCCCATTCTCGACAAAATCTTCCAGGTCCTCCCACGAGAGCGCCGGACCATGCTCTTCAGTGCGACAATGTCTACGAAGCTGAACAATCTTACTCGAGCTGCTTTGCAACAACCTGTCAAAGTGAGCATCAGCAGTAGCAGCTACCAGACCGTCAAGAACTTGATGCAGCGATACATCTTCATCCCACACAAGTTCAAGGACATCTACCTGGTATACTTATTGAACGAATTTGCCGGCCAGACCTGTATCGTGTTCACCCGCACCATCAACGAGACCGCGCGAATAGCATTCCTCCTGCGGGCCCTAGGTCGCTCTGCCATCCCTCTTCATGGTCAGATGAACCAATCCGCACGACTGGGAGCACTGAACAAGTTCCGTGGAGGCCACCGCGACATTCTCGTTGCCACAGACGTTGCCGCGCGCGGTCTGGACATTCCTTCGGTCGATCTGGTGCTGAACTTCGACCTCCCACCCGACAGCAAAACATACGTTCACCGCGTGGGTCGTACCGCGCGAGCAGGCAAGTCCGGCGTGGCGATCTCGGTTGTCACGCAGTACGATATCGAGATCTATCAGCGGATCGAGAAGGCACTGGGCAAGAAGCTAGAGGAGCATCCGACTGAGCGAGACGAGGTCATGGTGTTCGCGCCGAGAGTGGGAGAGGCACAGCGGATTGCTGTGACGGAGATGAAGAACGAGCATGAGAAGCGTGGGG